In Chelonia mydas isolate rCheMyd1 chromosome 20, rCheMyd1.pri.v2, whole genome shotgun sequence, a single genomic region encodes these proteins:
- the MFSD5 gene encoding molybdate-anion transporter, with translation MLLTAYVAFAVLLAICLGLEFSACRAKLTVSACTNPVFLRFQLDYYQVYFLALAADWLQGPYLYKLYQHYHFLEGQIAIIYVCGFASSVLFGLVSTSLVDWLGRKKSCILFSLTYSVCCLTKLSWDYFVLVVGRILGGLSTALLFSAFEAWYVHEHVERHDFPAEWIPATFSRATFWNNVIAIGAGVTANFFAEWLGLGPVAPFMVSIPFLMLTGIFAMKNWDENYGKKRALSKTCIDGLKCLLSDRRVLLLGTIQALFESVIYIFIFLWTPVLDPHNPPLGIVFSSFMAASMVGSSLYRIATSKRYHLQPMHILSLSVLMVFFSLFMLTFSTNPGQENPSESFLAFLLIELSCGLYFPAMGFLRRKVIPEKDQVGVMNWFRIPLNLLACLGMLILHDSDYKTGTRNMFTICSVMMVMALLAVVSLFTVVRNNAELKVPSPQGQNELSSPEL, from the coding sequence ATGCTACTCACTGCATATGTCGCCTTTGCTGTCCTGCTAGCAATATGCCTGGGTTTGGAGTTCTCCGCCTGCCGCGCCAAGCTCACTGTCAGCGCCTGTACCAACCCTGTCTTCCTGCGGTTCCAGCTGGACTACTACCAAGTGTATTTCCTGGCTCTGGCGGCTGACTGGCTACAGGGCCCCTACCTCTATAAACTCTACCAGCACTACCACTTCCTGGAGGGCCAGATCGCCATCATTTATGTCTGCGGCTTTGCCTCCAGTGTGCTCTTTGGACTGGTCTCCACCTCCTTGGTTGACTGGCTGGGTCGCAAGAAATCCTGCATCCTCTTCTCCCTGACTTACTCGGTCTGCTGCCTCACCAAGCTGTCCTGGGATTACTTTGTGCTGGTAGTGGGGAGGATATTAGGGGGGTTGTCCACAGCCCTGCTGTTCTCCGCCTTCGAGGCGTGGTATGTGCATGAGCATGTGGAACGGCATGACTTCCCGGCAGAGTGGATCCCGGCCACCTTTTCGAGGGCCACCTTCTGGAACAATGTCATTGCGATCGGAGCGGGGGTGACAGCCAACTTCTTCGCTGAGTGGCTGGGCTTGGGCCCCGTGGCCCCATTCATGGTCTCCATCCCCTTCCTCATGCTGACAGGCATCTTTGCCATGAAGAACTGGGATGAGAACTATGGCAAGAAGCGGGCACTGTCCAAGACTTGCATCGATGGTTTGAAGTGTCTGCTGTCTGACCGGCGTGTCCTGCTCTTGGGCACTATCCAGGCCTTGTTTGAAAGTGTCATCTATATCTTCATCTTCCTCTGGACACCCGTTCTCGATCCCCACAACCCACCTCTGGGCATTgtcttctccagcttcatggCTGCCAGCATGGTGGGATCATCGCTGTACCGTATTGCCACATCCAAGAGGTACCACCTCCAGCCCATGCAcatcctctctctttctgtcttgaTGGTATTCTTCTCCCTCTTCATGCTGACTTTCTCCACCAACCCTGGGCAGGAGAACCCTTCTGAGTCCTTCCTGGCCTTTTTGCTGATTgaactctcctgtgggctgtatTTCCCTGCCATGGGCTTCCTCCGGCGGAAGGTGATCCCAGAGAAGGACCAGGTGGGCGTGATGAACTGGTTCCGCATCCCCCTGAACCTGCTGGCTTGCCTTGGCATGCTTATCCTCCATGACAGCGACTACAAGACAGGTACCAGGAACATGTTCACCATATGCTCTGTGATGATGGTGATGGCGTTGTTGGCCGTCGTTAGCCTCTTCACCGTGGTCCGGAACAATGCAGAGCTCAAGGTGCCTAGCCCGCAGGGGCAGAATGAGCTGTCCTCCCCAGAGCTCTGA